One region of Dokdonia sp. 4H-3-7-5 genomic DNA includes:
- a CDS encoding DUF2853 family protein yields the protein MSKREELIAKYADDLKNKCGVTPDMDFLTKVTIGCGPSIYNKDSSTVSGGSDSEIATVKNNFLIKKLGLADSADLDKAIDSVLETYGKSNRNKYRAVVYYMLAKHFKKESVYK from the coding sequence ATGAGCAAAAGAGAAGAACTCATCGCCAAATATGCAGATGATTTAAAGAACAAATGTGGAGTAACTCCAGATATGGATTTCCTTACAAAAGTAACAATAGGTTGTGGACCGTCTATCTATAATAAAGACTCATCTACAGTTTCTGGAGGTTCTGATTCTGAAATCGCTACTGTTAAGAATAACTTCTTAATAAAAAAGCTAGGTCTTGCAGATAGCGCAGACCTAGATAAGGCTATCGATAGTGTTCTTGAAACATACGGAAAGTCTAATCGTAATAAATACCGTGCAGTAGTATACTATATGCTAGCAAAGCACTTTAAGAAAGAGTCTGTTTACAAATAG